From the genome of Proteus vulgaris, one region includes:
- a CDS encoding choline transporter, producing the protein MTTLNSTKKPQKDKLNSVVFFASATLILAFSFFTILMTETANTWIVATLGWVSKTFGWYYLLAATLYIVFVIFVATSRFGNIKLGPEQSKPEFSVLSWSAMLFAAGIGIDLMFFSVAEPITQYMLPPTGEGETIEAARQSMVWTLFHYGLTGWSMYALIGIALGYFSYRYNLPLTIRSALYPIFGNRIYGPIGHTVDIAAVLGTIFGIATTLGIGVVQLNYGLKVLFDLPQGLSVQGGLILLSVIMAVISATSGVNKGIRILSELNVLLALGLILFILFAGDTEFLLNALVLNVGDYTNRFLGMTLNSFAFDRPTDWMNSWTLFFWAWWVAWSPFVGLFLARISRGRTIRQFVIGTLIIPFVFTLLWLSIFGNSALYEVIHGNKALAQTVLEAPEKGFYSLLELYPGFGLTASVATITGLLFYVTSADSGSLVLGNFTSQLSHVNNDAPNWLRIFWSIAIGLLTLGMLMADGISALQNTTIIMGLPFSFVIFFIMAGLYKSLKVEDFRRVSSLNTNAPAPLYGNTTMNWKQRLGRVMNFPGTTYTQRMLDLTCMPAMQDVAKELLLRGAKVEFNYYPIEDNERLHHLELVVDLDQEQNFIYQIWPQKYSVPAFTYRARRGKSDYYRLETYLWEGTQGNDLMDYTKEQVITDILDQYEKHLNFIHLSREAPGSTLTFPESN; encoded by the coding sequence ATGACAACTCTTAACAGCACAAAAAAACCACAGAAAGACAAGCTCAATTCTGTCGTTTTTTTCGCTTCAGCAACGCTGATTTTAGCGTTTTCTTTTTTCACTATTTTGATGACAGAAACAGCAAATACATGGATTGTGGCAACACTGGGATGGGTATCAAAAACCTTTGGTTGGTACTATCTATTAGCAGCAACGTTATACATCGTTTTTGTTATTTTTGTTGCCACATCTCGTTTTGGAAATATCAAATTAGGGCCTGAACAATCAAAACCTGAATTTAGTGTTTTAAGTTGGTCTGCGATGTTATTTGCAGCCGGTATTGGGATTGATTTGATGTTTTTCTCTGTAGCAGAGCCGATTACACAATATATGTTACCGCCAACCGGCGAAGGTGAAACAATAGAAGCAGCCCGTCAGTCGATGGTGTGGACTTTATTCCACTATGGCCTGACGGGCTGGTCTATGTATGCACTTATTGGTATCGCTTTGGGCTATTTTAGCTATCGTTACAATTTGCCATTAACCATACGCTCTGCACTTTATCCTATCTTTGGAAATCGTATTTATGGCCCAATTGGTCATACAGTTGATATTGCTGCGGTATTAGGCACCATTTTTGGTATTGCAACAACGTTAGGTATTGGTGTTGTACAACTTAATTATGGGCTAAAAGTTCTTTTTGATTTACCCCAAGGATTGAGCGTTCAAGGCGGATTAATTCTATTATCTGTTATTATGGCCGTTATTTCTGCAACATCGGGCGTTAACAAAGGGATCAGGATTTTATCTGAATTAAATGTATTACTCGCATTGGGGCTTATTTTATTTATCTTATTTGCAGGTGATACTGAGTTTTTATTAAATGCACTGGTATTAAATGTCGGTGATTACACTAATCGTTTTTTAGGCATGACATTAAATAGTTTTGCATTTGATAGACCAACGGATTGGATGAATAGCTGGACACTGTTTTTCTGGGCTTGGTGGGTTGCATGGTCACCTTTTGTTGGACTCTTTTTAGCTCGTATTTCAAGAGGACGAACAATTCGACAATTCGTCATAGGTACCTTAATTATTCCCTTTGTTTTTACACTGTTATGGTTATCCATTTTTGGGAATAGCGCTTTATATGAAGTGATCCATGGCAATAAAGCACTCGCACAAACAGTATTAGAAGCACCCGAAAAAGGATTCTATTCATTATTAGAACTCTATCCCGGTTTTGGTTTAACGGCTTCTGTCGCCACAATTACGGGATTATTATTTTATGTCACTTCTGCCGATTCTGGTTCATTAGTATTAGGCAATTTCACCTCTCAATTAAGTCATGTTAATAACGACGCCCCCAATTGGCTTCGCATTTTCTGGTCTATTGCTATTGGTTTATTAACGTTAGGTATGTTAATGGCGGATGGTATTTCGGCCTTACAAAACACAACTATAATAATGGGATTGCCCTTTAGCTTTGTTATTTTCTTTATTATGGCTGGACTTTATAAATCATTAAAAGTCGAAGATTTTAGACGTGTTAGTTCGCTAAATACCAATGCGCCAGCACCACTTTATGGTAATACTACGATGAATTGGAAACAGCGTTTAGGGCGGGTTATGAATTTCCCAGGAACGACCTATACACAACGCATGTTAGATTTAACCTGTATGCCAGCAATGCAAGATGTGGCTAAAGAACTTTTATTACGTGGAGCAAAAGTTGAATTCAATTATTATCCAATTGAAGATAATGAACGTTTACATCATTTAGAGCTTGTGGTCGATCTTGACCAAGAGCAAAATTTTATTTATCAAATTTGGCCACAAAAATATTCAGTACCAGCATTCACTTATCGTGCTCGTCGAGGTAAATCAGATTATTACCGTTTAGAAACCTATTTATGGGAAGGTACCCAAGGAAATGACTTAATGGATTACACCAAAGAACAGGTAATTACTGATATTTTAGACCAATATGAAAAACATCTGAACTTTATTCATCTTAGTCGTGAAGCTCCAGGATCGACATTAACTTTCCCTGAGTCAAATTAA
- a CDS encoding LysE family translocator: MSELIAVAMITVLAVISPGPDFAMVTKNSYSYGVRVGLITAIGIAIGVQIHVFYTVFGVSFIITESPTLFFIMKLLGVGYLIYLGSKSLTNKTQLTVENAVNSAPNMFQALRVGFFTNALNPKTMLFVIALYTQVANLSNPLWINLSYGMFISVAHWVWFSCVALFFSTPLLRTKILSHQKMADKIIGVLLILLGIGLLFISVK; this comes from the coding sequence ATGAGTGAGCTAATTGCTGTGGCGATGATCACGGTTTTGGCTGTGATTAGCCCTGGCCCTGATTTTGCTATGGTGACAAAAAATAGTTATTCCTATGGTGTGAGAGTTGGGCTGATTACAGCAATCGGTATTGCGATTGGTGTTCAGATCCATGTCTTTTATACTGTATTTGGTGTTTCTTTTATTATTACAGAGTCGCCGACACTTTTTTTTATAATGAAATTATTAGGGGTGGGGTATTTAATTTATTTAGGCTCTAAGTCATTAACGAATAAAACACAATTGACGGTTGAGAATGCAGTCAATTCAGCACCTAATATGTTCCAAGCATTAAGGGTTGGTTTTTTTACTAATGCTTTAAACCCTAAAACGATGTTATTTGTTATTGCGCTGTATACACAAGTGGCTAATTTGAGTAATCCACTCTGGATAAATCTTTCTTATGGTATGTTTATCTCTGTTGCTCATTGGGTTTGGTTTAGTTGTGTTGCGTTATTTTTCTCTACGCCTTTATTACGCACAAAAATACTTTCACATCAAAAAATGGCAGATAAAATTATTGGTGTGTTATTAATTCTTTTAGGTATAGGGCTATTGTTTATTTCAGTGAAGTAG
- a CDS encoding LysR family transcriptional regulator has translation MKMPSLTSLRFFNSAAKTGSFVSAAEQLHVTHSAVSRQIRLLEDELGIALFERRNRAVYLNEAGQYLYKTTSAIFEQLEETVTHLRSPLNNPVLVVSCEPTIAMKWLIPRLSHFYALHPEITLHLVAAGGAIDFNKEGVDLAFRRNDFFWSKNIYATKICDEKIGAVIKPNNLHHSHKQLITLSRPQAWQDWFQYSGVVSNYTKTSEYEHFYLAIQATLAGLGATIASFLMVQDELHNQQLVTINGFVKDNSSYYLLSPIEIAPDSKQEKFKNWIIAEAEKSSKEIDERSF, from the coding sequence ATGAAAATGCCTTCTTTAACATCCTTACGTTTTTTTAATAGCGCGGCAAAAACAGGCAGTTTTGTCAGTGCTGCGGAGCAACTTCATGTTACACACAGTGCAGTAAGCCGACAAATACGGCTATTAGAAGATGAATTAGGCATTGCTTTATTTGAACGCCGTAATCGTGCAGTTTATTTAAATGAAGCGGGTCAGTATTTATATAAAACAACATCAGCAATATTTGAACAACTTGAAGAAACCGTCACCCATTTGCGCTCTCCTTTAAATAACCCCGTGTTAGTGGTTTCATGCGAACCTACTATTGCCATGAAATGGCTAATTCCGCGCCTTTCTCATTTTTATGCGTTACACCCTGAAATCACGTTGCACTTAGTTGCCGCTGGTGGTGCAATTGATTTTAATAAAGAAGGTGTCGATTTAGCGTTTAGACGAAATGATTTTTTTTGGAGCAAGAATATTTATGCAACCAAGATTTGTGATGAAAAAATAGGTGCTGTCATAAAACCGAATAACCTTCATCACTCACATAAGCAATTAATAACATTGTCACGGCCTCAAGCTTGGCAAGATTGGTTTCAATACTCAGGAGTTGTATCAAACTATACAAAAACCAGTGAATATGAGCATTTTTATCTAGCTATTCAAGCAACATTAGCTGGATTGGGAGCAACAATTGCCTCTTTTCTTATGGTACAAGATGAATTACATAATCAGCAATTAGTGACTATAAATGGGTTTGTAAAAGATAACTCAAGTTATTATCTACTTTCTCCAATAGAAATCGCCCCTGATTCTAAACAGGAAAAATTTAAAAACTGGATAATCGCCGAAGCTGAAAAGAGTTCAAAAGAGATTGATGAACGATCGTTCTAA
- a CDS encoding pyridoxal phosphate-dependent aminotransferase, with translation MNRRSFLTSSSLVIGGLSLSSFVSSAYANESLKNKLVFNAENPLLLNFNENSLGMSQKAKQAIIDALPNAFRYPDDARSALISELGKEFKLSDKHITLGNGSSETIQAAVQFVANKAQKEGKAVQLIVPDPTFNYAELYAEPLGVKIVKIPVDSTLAFDLATMQKKAQEFDGISMVYLCNPNNPTAMLTPTSELSNWVKSAKENVFFIIDEAYAEFVSTPEFISAISLVVAGYKNLIVARTFSKIYALAGLRVGYGVAVPEVISQIDAFVSIDNTNTAGAVAALASLKDKAYVEYSRKSIDVSRQMVVDALKELNIEYAPSHANFIFHKVKGDVKTYQNRMKEANIMVGREFPPAFGWSRLTLGTPEEMSYFVITLKAFRAKGWI, from the coding sequence ATGAATCGTCGTTCATTCTTAACATCATCAAGCTTAGTGATTGGGGGTCTTTCATTAAGTTCTTTTGTTAGCTCTGCTTATGCCAATGAATCATTGAAAAACAAATTGGTTTTTAACGCAGAAAATCCGCTATTACTTAACTTTAATGAAAACTCATTAGGCATGTCGCAAAAAGCTAAACAAGCTATTATTGATGCCTTACCTAATGCATTTAGATATCCAGATGATGCACGTAGCGCATTAATTAGCGAATTAGGGAAAGAATTTAAACTTTCAGATAAACATATCACTTTGGGTAATGGCTCATCTGAGACAATTCAAGCAGCCGTGCAATTTGTGGCAAATAAAGCTCAAAAAGAAGGTAAAGCGGTTCAACTTATTGTTCCTGATCCAACATTTAACTATGCCGAGCTTTATGCAGAACCTTTAGGGGTAAAAATCGTTAAAATTCCTGTTGATAGCACTCTGGCTTTTGATTTAGCTACTATGCAAAAAAAAGCACAGGAGTTTGATGGTATTAGCATGGTTTACTTATGTAATCCAAACAACCCTACAGCAATGCTAACGCCTACCTCAGAATTATCGAACTGGGTAAAATCAGCAAAAGAGAATGTCTTTTTTATTATTGATGAAGCTTACGCTGAGTTTGTTTCAACACCTGAATTTATCAGTGCAATTTCGTTAGTTGTTGCAGGATATAAAAATCTGATTGTCGCCCGTACTTTCTCAAAAATTTATGCCTTAGCAGGACTGCGTGTAGGTTATGGCGTTGCCGTCCCAGAAGTAATCTCACAAATTGATGCCTTTGTTTCTATTGATAATACTAATACTGCAGGTGCAGTTGCCGCATTAGCCTCACTGAAAGATAAAGCTTATGTGGAATATAGCCGTAAATCGATTGATGTTTCACGTCAGATGGTCGTGGATGCCTTAAAAGAGTTGAATATTGAATACGCACCTTCTCATGCAAACTTTATATTCCATAAAGTTAAAGGCGATGTAAAAACCTATCAAAATAGAATGAAAGAGGCGAATATTATGGTCGGCCGTGAATTTCCACCTGCTTTTGGTTGGAGTCGTTTAACTTTAGGCACACCAGAAGAAATGAGCTATTTCGTCATTACATTAAAAGCCTTTAGAGCTAAAGGTTGGATTTAA
- a CDS encoding endonuclease/exonuclease/phosphatase family protein, translating into MKKSAISILASTGILLSSMAVANTTGSEILAVQSGGTPNKVYQNNKPILKVATYNIGKNEVSADVTNFDKLNQAIKNIDAEVIVVTEVDNKTARSKNINQLEELAKANNMQFAFGKALDFDGGQYGVGILSKYKIDKSQVVNLPSGNAEQRIVLLSQITKPGFDSPIIIMGTHLDWQKDPTIRIGQVRHILDAAIGDTETGFDNISTSIKILAGDFNSTANEQPIQEINYFWNPVEKPNSDKRTWPAINPAIDIDHIFTFKGQVWDIKNMTIPQDSATFKWSDASDHLPVIAELELQEQ; encoded by the coding sequence ATGAAAAAAAGTGCAATATCTATCCTAGCCAGCACAGGTATATTACTGTCATCAATGGCAGTAGCAAATACCACAGGCTCAGAAATCCTTGCTGTACAATCAGGCGGTACACCCAATAAGGTGTATCAAAATAATAAACCGATACTGAAAGTAGCTACCTATAATATTGGTAAAAATGAAGTTTCAGCGGATGTCACCAATTTTGACAAGCTTAACCAAGCAATCAAAAATATCGATGCTGAGGTTATTGTTGTCACTGAAGTTGATAATAAAACAGCACGCAGTAAAAATATTAACCAACTTGAAGAATTAGCAAAAGCCAATAATATGCAGTTTGCTTTTGGCAAAGCGCTCGATTTTGATGGTGGGCAATATGGTGTTGGTATTTTATCAAAATACAAAATTGATAAATCACAGGTCGTTAATCTGCCTTCAGGTAATGCAGAACAACGTATTGTTTTATTATCACAGATTACTAAACCAGGGTTTGATTCACCGATTATTATTATGGGAACACACCTTGATTGGCAAAAAGATCCCACTATTCGTATCGGTCAAGTAAGACACATTTTAGATGCTGCAATTGGTGATACAGAAACAGGTTTCGATAATATTTCAACATCAATAAAAATATTGGCAGGTGATTTTAACTCTACTGCCAATGAGCAACCAATCCAAGAAATTAACTATTTTTGGAACCCTGTTGAAAAACCAAATAGTGATAAACGTACATGGCCAGCAATTAATCCAGCCATCGATATCGACCATATCTTTACCTTTAAAGGTCAGGTTTGGGATATCAAAAATATGACCATCCCACAAGATTCAGCAACATTTAAATGGTCAGATGCAAGTGATCATCTTCCTGTTATTGCAGAACTAGAGTTACAAGAACAGTAA
- a CDS encoding T6SS immunity protein Tli3 family protein, translating to MLLHQLKFPLLFILSASLLTGCLSLKEKAAIKAEQDRAEQQRLIDEEIKSYGPPAVIYRIDDHRFFTLEKYNERREGLTYYNNTKNNIHQEILYGSACLYQGRLIWATERDDALVFPAVLSRRTDQCAGTKWGCVNAILVTLDGGKNIRPTNGGFGGNTDYPGFRSASFDIIVTDEGFYLGKTSVSRREINDELAKPWWRKFYFESSRPNYVHSSVGDKESPSPTLKTPSGQTRFDCSAPSIYPISQAEK from the coding sequence ATGTTATTACATCAACTGAAATTTCCCTTACTGTTTATTTTAAGTGCCTCGTTATTAACTGGCTGTCTATCCTTAAAAGAAAAAGCCGCTATTAAAGCGGAACAAGATAGAGCCGAACAACAGCGTTTAATTGACGAAGAAATTAAAAGTTATGGCCCACCCGCCGTGATTTATCGCATTGACGACCACCGTTTTTTTACCTTAGAGAAATATAATGAAAGGCGAGAAGGGCTCACCTATTACAACAATACAAAAAACAATATCCATCAAGAAATATTATACGGATCAGCTTGTTTATACCAAGGACGCCTAATTTGGGCAACCGAACGCGATGATGCTTTAGTTTTCCCTGCGGTACTGAGTCGAAGAACAGATCAATGCGCAGGCACTAAATGGGGTTGTGTTAACGCGATACTTGTCACCCTTGATGGTGGAAAAAACATTAGGCCCACAAATGGTGGATTTGGTGGCAATACTGATTATCCTGGTTTCAGATCGGCTAGTTTTGATATTATCGTCACCGATGAGGGATTTTATTTAGGAAAGACTTCAGTTAGCCGTCGAGAAATTAATGATGAATTAGCTAAACCTTGGTGGCGAAAATTTTATTTTGAATCCTCTCGCCCAAATTATGTCCATAGCAGTGTTGGGGATAAAGAATCCCCCTCTCCAACACTAAAAACCCCCTCAGGGCAAACCCGTTTTGATTGCAGTGCCCCTTCTATCTATCCTATTTCACAGGCGGAAAAATGA
- a CDS encoding T6SS immunity protein Tli3 family protein produces the protein MLLHQLKFPLLFILSASLLTGCLSLKEKAAIKAEQDRAEQQRLIDEEIKSYGPPTVIYRIDDHRFFTLEKYNERREGLTYYNNTKNNIHQEILYGSACLYQGRLIWATERDDALVFPAVLSRRTDQCAGTKWGCVNAILVTLDGGKTFRPTNGGFGSNTDYPGFRSASFDIIVTNEGFYLGKTSVSRREINDELAKPWWRKFYFDPTDSNYVHNDVGDEEIPSNNLKTSSGQTRFDCSAPSIYPISQAEK, from the coding sequence ATGTTATTACATCAACTGAAATTTCCCTTACTGTTTATTTTAAGTGCCTCGTTATTAACTGGCTGTCTATCCTTAAAAGAAAAAGCCGCGATTAAAGCGGAACAAGATAGAGCCGAACAACAGCGTTTAATTGACGAAGAAATTAAAAGTTATGGCCCTCCCACCGTGATTTATCGTATTGATGACCATCGTTTTTTTACCTTAGAGAAATATAATGAAAGGCGAGAAGGGCTCACCTATTACAACAATACAAAAAACAATATCCATCAAGAAATATTATACGGATCAGCTTGTTTATACCAAGGACGCCTAATTTGGGCAACCGAACGCGATGATGCTTTAGTTTTCCCTGCGGTACTGAGTCGAAGAACAGATCAATGCGCAGGCACTAAATGGGGTTGTGTTAACGCGATCCTTGTCACTCTTGATGGCGGAAAAACCTTCAGACCCACTAATGGCGGATTTGGTAGCAATACAGATTATCCTGGTTTCAGATCGGCTAGTTTTGATATTATCGTCACCAATGAGGGGTTTTATTTAGGGAAGACTTCAGTTAGCCGTCGAGAAATTAATGATGAATTAGCCAAACCGTGGTGGCGAAAATTTTATTTTGATCCTACTGATTCTAATTATGTCCATAATGATGTAGGTGACGAAGAAATACCTTCAAATAATTTAAAAACCTCTTCAGGACAAACCCGTTTTGATTGCAGCGCCCCCTCTATTTACCCTATTTCACAGGCGGAAAAATGA
- a CDS encoding T6SS immunity protein Tli3 family protein, with protein sequence MLLHQLKFPLLFILSASLLTGCLSLKEKAAIKAEQDRTEQQRLIDEEIKSYGPPTVIYRIDDHRFFTLEKYNERREGLTYYNNTKNNIHQEILYGSACLYQGRLIWATERDDALVFPAVLSRRTDQCAGTKWGCVNAILVTLDGGKTFRPTNGGFGSNTDYPGFRSASFDIIVTNEGFYLGKTSVSRREINDELAKPWWRKFYFDPTDSNYVHNDVGDEEIPSNNLKTSSGQTRFDCSAPSIYPISQAEK encoded by the coding sequence ATGTTATTACATCAACTGAAATTTCCCTTACTGTTTATTTTAAGTGCCTCGTTATTAACTGGCTGTCTATCCTTAAAAGAAAAAGCCGCGATTAAAGCGGAACAGGATAGAACCGAGCAACAGCGTTTAATTGACGAAGAAATTAAAAGTTATGGCCCTCCCACCGTGATTTATCGTATTGATGACCATCGTTTTTTTACCTTAGAGAAATATAATGAAAGGCGAGAAGGGCTCACCTATTACAACAATACAAAAAACAATATCCATCAAGAAATATTATACGGATCAGCTTGTTTATACCAAGGACGCCTTATTTGGGCAACTGAACGCGATGATGCTTTAGTTTTCCCTGCGGTACTGAGTCGAAGAACAGATCAATGCGCAGGCACTAAATGGGGTTGTGTTAACGCGATCCTTGTCACCCTTGATGGTGGCAAAACCTTTAGACCCACAAATGGCGGATTTGGTAGCAATACAGATTATCCTGGTTTCAGATCGGCTAGTTTTGATATTATCGTCACCAATGAGGGGTTTTATTTAGGGAAGACTTCAGTTAGCCGTCGAGAAATTAATGATGAATTAGCCAAACCGTGGTGGCGAAAATTTTATTTTGATCCTACTGATTCTAATTATGTCCATAATGATGTAGGTGACGAAGAAATACCTTCAAATAATTTAAAAACCTCTTCAGGACAAACCCGTTTTGATTGCAGCGCCCCCTCTATTTACCCTATTTCACAGGCGGAAAAATGA